The genome window ggataaacctaacatgttttggtatagaaatgattctgtttttctaaatttgattctataaagcagctgatttttatgccagtgattttattagtggcgagCACTGTTGtaactaaaactttaaaatcttttttaaaagtaaaaagaaatctgatttaaaataaacattcgatttaaaaaaaaatcttttcagagAAATCATGATTCTTTCACATGCTATGGTTACAGGAATCctcatttttcaattcaaaactatcagtttataaatgtaaagagATTTAATGAAAAGCAgcgaaaaattttgttgaatgttatgatttgtaatgtattttaagtttttaaagttatgtttatttttcctttgcagtaaCTTTGGAGATTATATGCTGTTTTAGTTTGCTTTGCATGCAAAAGATGGTGTGGTTAATCTGCCATTTGAAAAGTACTAAGCTAACCAccattgagtttttttctttttggtgatCCATGTCTTTCGCTTTGATAGTGACAGAACAGTAACATTTAGCTAAACACAGTATCAGAAGTTGAGAACTAGAAACTCTATCCTCCGTGCCAGCAAACTGAAGTTTATATACTCTGCTACTCGGAACTGTTTCATAACTCATCGTTAATCAAGAACAGACCAACTTTGTGCACCTGTTTTGAACTCTCTTCAATACTAATCACTTCAAACTGTTCTTGATTTTCTTCCCTATTTGAAAATAGTGTACAACGTTAAACACACTGATCATTGGCTATAGTTAATGTGTATGAAAGCCAAACTTTTGCTTTATTAAAGattgcaaaattaataaaacttgaGATCTCCTTGAATGTTAAATATTACAGAGCAAACCTATGTTTTATGCTAATACCAGTATTGTTAGAGACAACTGTAGAAGAATTACATCATGACGGGTTATAACAATAAAATCTTTTCTTTGGAAGAGAAGTCCTAGGCTCTACTAAATATCAATTTTCTGCTAATCAAGAGAGTCACCGGAATTTCACATTTACGTCTCCATCTATACTAGAAAGCACCCTTTTTGTGCTGATACCACATAAAATCTTTTCTTTGGAAGAGAAGGCCTGGCTGTACTAAATAGCATACTCTGCTAATCAAGAGTCACCGGAATTTCACATTTACGTCTCCATCTATACTAGACAAGCACCCGTTTTGTGCTGATACCACCGTTGTAAAAAAGGAACTGTTGAAAGAACACGTCATGACGatttatatgaataaaatattttctttggagGAGATGGCGTTGACTCAAGTGGCCATCAATCTGTGTCAGTTGAATAGTTTCAAAGAAGTTGCTTTAAATTTAGAAAAGCCGACATATGGCAGATTTCTGTATGATGTTCCTTTTCCTGAGCCTACATACTTCGTGATTGATCCAGAGGCATTGTCCAGATGGGCCAGGGTGGAAGACCACGAGCGATTGTGTGAAGAATTTCGAGAACCAGCAGAAGAAGAGCATCTAGCTCGATGGCATGCAGCTGTTGAGGAGCAATGTCTAAAACTGACCAAAGAGATGCCCTTACCCAATCCATTGAAGCAAAGGATCCGTCCCTGGATCAAACGCATCGCCTTGGAGTATTTGACTTACTGCCGGAGGCAAGAAGTGTTGTTTGAAGTGTCACGCTACTTTTTGATGGATGTTTTAAGCGTAAGGGATTGGCAATTAGACGGTCGAATAGACGAGGAGAAGGTAGCCAGACGCTTACTCGAAGATGAACGGTTGTCGGTTGAACAAAGGTACATAATTGCATGTGTATACTGTCTGGAGGTACACATTGAACAATTGTGGAACAGATTGGACCAGAGAGCCAAGCGGTTCTTCGTTCAAGGTCGGGGACCGAATGTCAGAGGGTATAGAGGTACTTCACTTATTGTTTGGTCTTGTTTCATGAATAGAAATTTCGGGGATCATTTAATATGGCCTGAGGCAGTATCGGAAGCAATCCGTTGTGGAAATCGCTCAGCGTTGATGGTGTCTTGGAAAAGGTTGGGAGAACCCATGTAGCAACAGATGGTGATTGAAAGCACGTTTGACTCCCTACACCAGTGGGAACGAAGGGAAATTTCTGGTAGAGTAGAAGAGAGACTAGTATCACCACTGATGCCGGGTGCCCTCAGATTTATTGAAGATTATACTTTAGCCTCATATTATAGCAACTTGACAGTTTTTCTTCTGTTGCAGATGGATCAAGAACAGCAACTGGCATTTTTTAATGAAGCCTTTGAGATGAAAATCAGGTGTACTAGATTTCTTTTACATTGGCCACATCAAGACTACTTTTTACCTATGATAAATCAGTTGTGGGGAATAATACCTAAAGATGAGAATGACCGATGTCTTACAGACTTAGTACAGAAGTACAGTGGCAGTGATGGAAAAGAAAGTTGTGATTACGAATATCGAAGTCTGTTGGGAGCGTTGTGGGAAGTCACCCCTAATGAGTATAAAAATTACGTGTTATGCAGGAAAACAAAGCACCTAACATTGCTGTCTCAGTTGTTAAGATCTCCCTTCCTGGAAAAAGACCAAGTGTTATTTAAACAGATTTTTCGCGATCAACCGCAAGAGAAAAGAAGAGAGATGATGCTCACTGATAACGAAGGAGAATTTATGTGTTCGCGGTTGATACGAGAGGAAAAGTGGACGTTTTTAAACTGGTTGCTGAAGGAATGC of Uloborus diversus isolate 005 unplaced genomic scaffold, Udiv.v.3.1 scaffold_14, whole genome shotgun sequence contains these proteins:
- the LOC129232874 gene encoding uncharacterized protein LOC129232874 — encoded protein: MALTQVAINLCQLNSFKEVALNLEKPTYGRFLYDVPFPEPTYFVIDPEALSRWARVEDHERLCEEFREPAEEEHLARWHAAVEEQCLKLTKEMPLPNPLKQRIRPWIKRIALEYLTYCRRQEVLFEVSRYFLMDVLSVRDWQLDGRIDEEKMDQEQQLAFFNEAFEMKIRCTRFLLHWPHQDYFLPMINQLWGIIPKDENDRCLTDLVQKYSGSDGKESCDYEYRSLLGALWEVTPNEYKNYVLCRKTKHLTLLSQLLRSPFLEKDQVLFKQIFRDQPQEKRREMMLTDNEGEFMCSRLIREEKWTFLNWLLKECLSQEEIVGFRKRFIPSFSGSWLCMDLFEEDRQTLVEAIFSWCLGSDAEEKQYKDDFISGEECEYRCASLLSKGNIAAVERVINFCLSSVEEKGRVKSHFAQGACGFLLNSYASDSWLEDDMKMCEESVWEQMDTVIAWNVDAEEKINEFKKNLLSRTGIAIHYKLVFVRRIREKTERFYQWFGLSPKEIKQLKWGTLLTDKALVDIAEELDSNEGLLLSPLRWCLTDEETVINFKKDVKVCLFFLSRKGELDELLSKVLEDIPKEIHNDTNTAGVFVKDEERKRSVAVDDEPNFPEKRPRQI